The following are encoded in a window of Panicum virgatum strain AP13 chromosome 5N, P.virgatum_v5, whole genome shotgun sequence genomic DNA:
- the LOC120673871 gene encoding fructose-bisphosphate aldolase 2, chloroplastic-like, with product MAMATVKLSSPAAGLLAGGRPRRSAPARRATVIRAAAGSYSDELVSTAKSVASPGRGILAIDESNATCGKRLSSIGLENTEANRQAYRQLLLTTAGLGEYISGAILFEETLYQSTTDGKKFVDCLKDQNIMPGIKVDKGLVPLPGSNNESWCQGLDGLASRCAEYYKQGARFAKWRTVVSIPCGPSALAVKEAAWGLARYAAIAQDNGLVPIVEPEILLDGDHGIERTLEAAEKVWSEVFFYLAQNNVLFEGILLKPSMVTPGAEHKEKASPEAIAKHTLTMLRRRVPPAVPGIMFLSGGQSEVEATLNLNAMNQSPNPWHVSFSYARALQNSVLKTWQGRPENVEAAQKALLARAKANSLAQLGRYTGEGESDEAKKGMFQKGYTY from the exons ATGGCGATGGCGACGGTGAAGCTGAGCTCCCCGGCCGCAGGCTTGCTCGCTGGCGGCCGCCCCCGCCGAtccgcgcccgcccgccgcgccacggtgatccgcgccgccgccggctcctacTCCGATGAGCTCGTCTCCACCGCA AAATCTGTTGCTTCCCCTGGGCGTGGTATTCTGGCAATTGATGAGTCAAATGCAACATGCGGAAAGAGATTATCATCCATTGGTTTGGAGAACACAGAAGCTAACCGCCAGGCTTACAGGCAGCTTTTACTGACAACTGCTGGCCTTGGTGAATATATTTCTGGAGCTATACTTTTTGAGGAGACTCTTTATCAATCAACTACAGATGGCAAGAAGTTTGTTGACTGCTTGAAGGATCAGAATATCATGCCTGGCATCAAGGTTGACAAG GGTTTGGTTCCATTGCCTGGATCCAACAATGAATCATGGTGCCAAGGTCTTGATGGTTTGGCTTCAAGGTGTGCTGAGTACTACAAGCAGGGGGCACGCTTCGCCAAGTG GAGGACTGTTGTTAGCATCCCTTGTGGTCCATCTGCATTAGCAGTCAAGGAAGCAGCATGGGGACTTGCTAGATATGCTGCTATTGCTCAG GACAATGGGTTAGTGCCTATTGTGGAACCAGAGATCCTTCTTGATGGAGACCATGGGATTGAAAGAACTCTTGAGGCGGCAGAGAAAGTGTGGTCTGAGGTATTTTTCTACCTGGCCCAAAACAACGTTCTGTTTGAGGGTATCCTGCTGAAGCCCAGCATGGTCACCCCTGGAGCTGAGCACAAGGAGAAGGCTTCCCCAGAAGCCATTGCGAAGCACACACTAACAATGCTTAGGAGGAGAGTGCCACCTGCTGTTCCTGGAATCATG TTCCTTTCTGGTGGACAGTCCGAGGTGGAGGCGACTCTGAACCTGAACGCAATGAACCAGTCTCCAAACCCGTGGCACGTGTCTTTCTCCTACGCCCGGGCACTCCAGAACTCGGTGCTTAAGACATGGCAGGGGCGCCCCGAGAACGTGGAGGCGGCGCAGAAGGCTCTGTTGGCGCGCGCAAAGGCCAACTCGCTGGCGCAGCTTGGTCGCTACACTGGCGAGGGTGAGAGCGATGAGGCCAAGAAAGGCATGTTCCAGAAGGGCTACACCTACTAA